One Terriglobales bacterium genomic window carries:
- the tolQ gene encoding protein TolQ has protein sequence MEIQIHIVTASFVGGEIVSLILQSGPVAKAVLVILLLFSVFSWSVMLSKWAALRRAQQQSGRFLRAFRKAARLEDVAAIAPQFRESPLASVFDGGYTEYRRQAAKGGAVRMTAVERATQIAASEELTRLERRLPWLATTGAVTPFIGLFGTVWGIIDAFHGLGTAGAATLRAVAPGISEALVTTAAGLAAAIPAVIAYNHFTHSIREFAARMGDFALEFLNAVERNSPE, from the coding sequence ATGGAGATACAAATCCACATTGTGACAGCCAGCTTCGTAGGCGGCGAGATCGTCAGCCTGATCCTGCAGAGCGGCCCTGTCGCCAAAGCGGTCCTGGTCATCCTGCTGCTGTTCAGCGTCTTTTCCTGGTCGGTGATGCTGTCCAAATGGGCGGCGCTGCGGCGCGCCCAGCAGCAGAGTGGGCGTTTCCTGCGCGCCTTCCGCAAAGCGGCGCGCCTCGAGGACGTGGCCGCCATCGCTCCCCAGTTCCGCGAGAGCCCGCTGGCCTCCGTGTTTGATGGCGGCTACACCGAGTATCGCCGCCAGGCGGCGAAGGGCGGGGCGGTGCGCATGACCGCGGTTGAGCGCGCCACGCAGATCGCCGCTTCGGAGGAGCTCACACGGCTGGAGCGCAGGCTGCCCTGGCTGGCCACCACGGGCGCGGTCACGCCCTTCATCGGTTTGTTCGGCACGGTGTGGGGGATCATTGACGCCTTCCACGGGCTGGGCACGGCCGGGGCCGCCACGCTGCGCGCGGTCGCGCCCGGCATCTCCGAAGCCCTGGTGACCACGGCGGCCGGCCTGGCCGCCGCCATCCCCGCCGTCATCGCCTACAACCACTTCACCCACTCCATCCGCGAGTTTGCCGCGCGCATGGGGGATTTTGCGCTCGAGTTCCTGAACGCTGTGGAGCGCAACTCTCCGGAATAG